In Bacteroidota bacterium, the genomic window AGGGCGAGCCTGGATGGCGTTAATGATACACGCCGGCAATTTCCTGCCGTTGGAGAAAGAGCACGTCATCGACATGAAAGAGTTTTGCCAGCGGGCCTCGCTCACCTCTGATTGTGAGAACGACGCCAAAGTTGCCATCAAGGATACGCTGGAAGGCTTGATGCGAATTTCCGCTTTCCGAACCGAAGCAGATAACTACTACAGGCACACCCTGATTACCTGGTTTGCCATTGAAGGTGACAAGTTGCGCTACAGCCTGGACGGCGCCTTTCTGCACCGCATTTTGCCCATCATTACGCGATCCAATTAGTGCTAAAAGGATTTTTTGTCGGTTGCGTTTTCAATACAGCAAATGCGATATAGGTTGTTCGTGTTTTCGTATTTCCGTGCGCTCGTTTTGAGTTATTCCGTATTGGTCGATAGGCTGTTGCGTTAAAGAAAGTACTCGAATCGGCCGCAGCTATGATATCAAATTGAACTAACTGGAGACCCTCCGTGTATCGCCTTGCCTTTATAGCCCTTTTTCTCATTGGCTGCCAGCAGCCCAGCCAACAAGATTCACATCTTGAATCCATTGCCCGCATTGAACAAGCACTCAAGCCCCACGTCATTATCCGAGACCAGGCGCCCACACCTGCTTCCATCAACGATCGTTTGGCGCATTACAACGTGCCGGGGGTGAGCATTGCCGTTATGCTGGAAGGTGAGCTTGCCTGGGCACGAGGCTATGGCATGGCTGATAGTGCAAGTGGACAGGCCGTTACCGACCAAACGCTCTTTCAAGCAGCGTCTATCAGCAAGCCCGTGGCCGCAATGGCCGCGCTTGAGATGATAGAAAATGAACAGTTGTCCCTGGATGGGGACATCAATTCTTATTTGAGCAGTTGGCAGTTACCCGGCGAGGGGTTCACCGATGCGGAAAAGGTTAATATTCGCCGCCTTCTCAACCATACTGCTGGTACAACCGTTTGGGGCTTTCCGGGATATGCCCGTTCTGAGGAGCGGATTTCAACAAAAGATGTACTCACGGGGGACGGCAATACAGATGCTATTGTCGTTTACAAAGAGCCGGGAGAGAGCTGGCGCTATTCGGGAGGCGGCTATACGGTTATGCAACTGGCCATGGAAGACGTCGCTGAACGTGACTTTGCTTCGTTAACTGAGGCGTTGGTATTGCAACCCCTTGGTATGACTTCAAGCACCTACTCGCAACCGTTAAAAGAAGCATGGCATGAGCGCGCTGCGACTGGTTACCGGGGAAGTGGTGAGATCGTGGAAATGAATTGGCACGTTTATCCTGAGCAAGCGGCTGCCGGCCTCTGGACAACGCCTTCGGACCTGCTCAAATACGCAGCATCCGTTCAACGTTCATATGCCGGGAGCGAGGAAGAAATACTCTTGCCGGCTACTGTGCAAGAAATGCTCACACCGGGGATGGATAATCACGGCCTCGGTCCGTCTATCTCCGAAGATGGCCTGTACTTCCAGCATGGCGGCGCAAACGAAGGGTTTCGCTGCTTCCTGTCAGCATCCATAAAAGAGGGGTATGGCGTTGTGATTATGACCAACTCCGACAAC contains:
- a CDS encoding serine hydrolase domain-containing protein yields the protein MYRLAFIALFLIGCQQPSQQDSHLESIARIEQALKPHVIIRDQAPTPASINDRLAHYNVPGVSIAVMLEGELAWARGYGMADSASGQAVTDQTLFQAASISKPVAAMAALEMIENEQLSLDGDINSYLSSWQLPGEGFTDAEKVNIRRLLNHTAGTTVWGFPGYARSEERISTKDVLTGDGNTDAIVVYKEPGESWRYSGGGYTVMQLAMEDVAERDFASLTEALVLQPLGMTSSTYSQPLKEAWHERAATGYRGSGEIVEMNWHVYPEQAAAGLWTTPSDLLKYAASVQRSYAGSEEEILLPATVQEMLTPGMDNHGLGPSISEDGLYFQHGGANEGFRCFLSASIKEGYGVVIMTNSDNGSDLSREIRYAIAEEYGWPGHERDIRDIVELSDDQIAVLTGNYAFEEWGPVQIVIEEEGLFAVGGPLSEPALLLAESPTQLFDATEGVRFEFDIQEDEAVSFTVVGRTATRVE